TGGGGATGGACGCGGTGTCTTACGCAACCGGAATTGGTTGGATTGTGATTGTCATTTTCCACAGCCTGATCTTTGTACGGTTAACAAAAAAGGAAGGGCTGCTTGCGCAGAGCGAGCCGGATATGATAAAGGGAGAATCAGCTGATCAGAAATTGAATACTCCGGCTGATATGCCGCCGCAGGAACCGGAGGGAGGAACAGAGCCATAGAAGGTGGCCTGATTGTTCTCAGTTCCTTTTTTCTGTGTGTATGGTGTTGATAAGAAATAATTCAGCTGAAGCAGGGCGGATGATTCCACCCTGCTTCGGCTTGGTTTTATGAGCCGCCACGTGTTTGGAGGAAGGCGGCGACTTTCCGCAGAAAATTGTGGAAGAGAAATATCAACTCCATCTTTTATCGACAAGAATCGCGATCTGCGTTATAATAAAATAAGACTAAGAGTAGCACGGTCTGTACTGTTTGCCGTGCGAGAGGGGCAGTCCTATGAATCCGGTGATGGAAAACATTCTAACCAGACGCAGTATCCGTTCTTATGAGGAACGGCAGATTCCGGCGGAAAGCCTGGATCAGATCCTTTTGGCCGGCACCTATGCGCCTTCGGGCAGAAGCCTGCAAACTTGGAAGTTTACCGCTGTGCAGAACCCACAGGTGTTGGCACATATCAATACCGCGTTGCGCGAGGCTTTGCGTAACGTTTCGGCCGGACCCGATACGCACCCGTATGTGGTTCGCCTAAAGGCAAAGGCCGAGCGGGAGGATTCGGAATTTTTGTTTCATGCTCCTACCTATGTCATTGTTTCGAATGACCGCGAAAACGTCAATGCCCTTGCCGATTCCGCCGTGGCGCTGGAAAATATGATGCTGGCGGCCCATTCCTTTGGGATCGGCTCCTGCTGGCTGAATCATTTACCCGGCCTGACACACCATCCTGTGATCCGCAGCCTGATGGCAGAACTGGACATTCCGGATCATCACGATATTTACGGAACCCTTGCGCTTGGCTGGCCGAAAAGTTCTCCCCCTTCCGCCAGCTCGCGCAAGGATGCAATTCACATCATCCGCTGACAGGGCGGTGGTTACTGCCGCTCTTTTAAAAAGAAAGGGGACCCCATGATAAAAAAAGAAAAGCCCCGAGGGAAGAATCCGCATGCACCGGTAATTTTGCTGGTGAATGAACCTGGGATTCTGTTTGATTTTCTGCGCGATCATCTGCGTGGAAAATCACGAAACAACATTAAGTCGCTGCTGGCCCGCGGTGCCGTGCTGGTAGAGGGGCGTGTGGCGACGCGTCACGATTACCCTGTGCGTCCTGGGCAGTCCGTGCAGGTTCGCTGGGCGCCGGAGGCTCCGCCGGCCGGTGGCAGAACGCTGGAGATTCTGTATGAAGACGATGCGATTTTAGTCATCAATAAGCCCGCCGGGCTGCTGTCGATTGCCAATGAAAACGAAAAGGAGCGCACCGCGTACCACCAGATGACGGAGCATGTGCGCCAGAGTGACCCGGATTCCAGAATTTTCATTGTACACCGGCTCGACAGAGACACCTCTGGTGTGCTGCTGGCGGCTAAAACCGCAGAGATGAAATACGCTTTGCAGGATCAGTGGGCCACGATCGTGAAAACCAGGGCGTATACCGCCGTGGTAGAGGGGTGCCCCCAGCCGCTGAGCGGGCAAATTCACACCTGGCTGCACGAAACAAAAACGATGCTGGTCTATTCCGGAGAACAGGACGAAAATGGACTGGAAGCGATCACCGACTATAAGGTGATCGGCGTGGCCCCCGGGTATTCCCTGGTAGATGTTCGCCTGCAAACCGGCCGGAAGAACCAGATTCGTGTACACATGAAAGAGATGGGCTGTCCCGTTGTCGGGGACAAAAAGTACGGAGCGAAAAGCAACCCCTTTAAACGGCTTGGCCTGCATGCCGGGCTTCTGGAGTTGCGTCACCCGGAAACAGGGAAGCTTCTGCGGTTTGAAGCCAAGGTTCCCGCTGTGTTTTTATCCATTTCGTTCAAGCGTACCGACATAAAATAAAAGGAAGGCTTTGTCTTTCTTAACGATTACACAGCAAAAGAGCGCGGAGACATCCGCGCTCTTTTGCTGCTTTTATTTGATAAGAAGATTGTTGTCTTCCGTGTTTGCGGGGGGAACTGCGTTTCTGGTTCAGACCCGTCTGCGAAAAGAATTATTTCAAATCCAATACGGAGAGGGAACTGCCGTCGCGCAGCTTGTGGCGGGCACCCTGAATTACCGTATCCATTCGCTCCAGTTCTTCCAAAAGCTGTTTTTCCTGCTCACTTGTGGAAATTACCTTATGGATTCCGCCGTTGCGAATCACAATCCGCTGGTCAGCAAGGAGTGCGAGGAGCGGGTCGTGGGTGGCCATCAAAACAATTTTATCTTCTGCAACCAGCAGCTTCAGCGCCTTTTTGCGGTCAATGCCGGCGTTTTCAATCTCGTCGATCAGAACGATCGGCGATGTGCTTAAAATCGCGGTGTCAGCGATCATCAGCGCACGGGACTGCCCGCCACTCAGGCTTGTGACGGGGGTATCTATGCAAAACTGCTCCCCGGCGAGGCGGTTCGCTTCCTCAATAATGCGGGCAATCACCGTGTCTGGGTTTTCGCACAGGCGGCTTTGGGCGTGCAGCTCCAGAAACTCCTGTACCGTCAGGTCCATGACGAAGTTCATATTCTGCGAAAGCTGGGCCACCAGTTTGTTGCCGGAGGAAAAGCGCCATTTGTTGTCTGGCTTTTCTTCATTGATGAGAATGCTGCGCCCGGTTGGGGTATCGCCCTGCGCCACCCATTCAATGTCCGCTAGCAGGCGGCTTTTGCCGGAGCCGGTTGGCCCTACGATGGAAATTATCTGCGAGCTGTTGATCGTCAGGCGCTCAAACCCCTCCGGCGTGCCTGTTTTGTCATGCCCCGGCAGGAGGGTCAGCGAGTGAACAAGAGAAGAAGAATCAAGCCCCAGAAAGTCGTTCATCTGCTGAATAAAAACTGGCAGGTCTGCCAGCAGACGCTCTTTGTCAATTGCCAAATCCTCCAGCTCGGCAGTGGAAAAGTGATCTAAAAACAGGGGGAAGGTCATGGATTCATATCCGTTTACATCCAGCTTGTTTAGTGCAAAGTAATCAGATATAAATGGATATTCCGTTAAAAGTTGCGAAATGGTTTTTTCCATCATGCCAGATCCTCCCCCAGGTCCATTTTCTTTACGTTCCCCAGCTGATACGTTTCACCGATTCTCGTTTCGCCCAGGCAGTACGAGCATAGGGCCGCCGGCATAGGGAAGCGCAGCTGTACGCCCTGCACCGAATCCACACGTTTTGATTCATCATACACGAGGGTTCCCAGTTCATAGGCACCCTGGCCCGTCAGGCCGTTGACGTGCATCACGACAGCGCGGGGATTCACCGAGCTGACGCGAGAGGCAAACACCTCGCGCTCCGCCTGCGATACGATGTCGCCCTTGGTAATGACGACAATATCGGCAGATTTGAGCAGGGGGCCGATTTTTTTCGGGGTGTTGATGCCCGAAAGATTGTCGATCACGCAGACCCCCTTGATGTCCCGGAGGTAAGGGGAGCAGCGGTTGCACAGGCCGGCGGATTCGCTGATAAGCAGATCAAGGCCGATGCGGTTGCCCCATTTCACAATTTCCTCAATATTCGAAGCAAAAAAGTGGTCGGGGCAAAGTGCGCCGGACAGCCCCTTCTTTACGGGAACACCCGCTTTTTCATAGGCGACGTCGTCGTCGGTATACAGGCAGTCAAACTTTACGACGCCCACTTTCAGGCCGCGGTTTTGCAGCGCGGCAATGGTTTTTAAAATCACAGAGGTTTTGCCCGAGGATGGAGGGCCGGAAAAAATCGTGAGGTTCATAATTGCTCCTTTCCTGCGGCGGCATAAAAGTCACGCTCTGTTTCGCGGATCAGCGCGCCAATGTCGTTCTCATGAATATAATCCCAGCCCAGCCACAGAAAATGCTGGTCGGGGCGCAGACCATTGTTCACCAGTGGATTGGTCGAGGGAAACTTGCCGTTCAGTGACATCAGCTCGCCAACCTCCTTGGAAAACAGAAAATCAACAAATGGCTTTACCTTGTCTTTGGACGCAGCCTTTGTCAGCAGGAAGATAGGGCTGATGATTGCGCCCTCCTTTGGCCATACAGGAACCAGCGGGCTGTTGACATCGAGCATCTGCGTGAAAAAGTATGGAGTGATCGAAACGGCGGGGGCCTGCTGCTGCCGGCCGGATTTTACCATCTGCGCGGGGTGCATGCCGCTGAGCAGATTGCGCCCGAGTTTTTCAATGCCCTCCTTGCCGTAAAAGCGTCGGATGTGCAGCGTCAGCGCGTTGAACATATCCAGATCGCGCACCGGCAGAGAAATGCTGTTCTCGAATTCGGGGCGAAGCAGGTCTTCCCATCCGGTCGGGAACGGGCGGTCTCCCAGAACAGCGGTGTTCACCATAAACACGCATGCCACTACGCCAATGATCGTATACTGCCCCAGTGGGTCTCTTAAATTGATGCGCTGATTTTCAAAATCAGGATTCAATCGGGGAAGCCCCGAAAGGTCCTGAAACACGCCTTCTTCGCGGTAGCGGCCCATCAGCTGGCGGTCAAAGAAAAGGTCAAAGCCAGCGGAAAGGTATAGATCCGAAAGCTTTTCGGGGCTTCCGTCTGCGGCGAGCACGCGCTCCTTGGCAGAATCGAGTCCCATGCTGGCGGCCTTTAAATCGTAATCGGTGCGTGCGGCCAGCTCGTCGTTTTCTTTCAGCCAGGCCTCCAGGCGTTCCAGCAGCGGAATCCGGATGGGGCAGGGCAGCACGCCCTCGACTCTGATTTCCGCGCCGCTTTCCTTTTTCATGGCGGTAAGCCCGGTGGAGACGGCATACCGCCCCTGTTCGATCACATCCACTAGCTTTTGCTCAAACAGCTCCGGATTGATTTTTTTACTGCGCAGAGCAGTTTCCAGTGAAATAGTCTTGCCTAGTGTTTTGCGCATCAGGTCGTTTTTCAGCTGATCAAAGCCGTGCGCAGCGAGCAGCTCGATTGCTTCCGGGTGTTTCTCAGTAATATCATAAACAGTGTCGATGAGTTTAAAATATTCGTTCATTCCAATTCCGTCCTTTCAGCTCGGTCGATTTGGTGGATTTTCTTTTTAATGATTGTAGTATACCAAAAAGTGAGTCGCTTGTATGTTGCAAAAGCAACATTATAAAAACAGGTAGATATTTTGCGTTGACAGTGGCGGCAAGGGGCGATATAATACGGGGAATATCAGCACTTGTGCTATTTGGCGGTTCGGTTGGGTTCGCGCAGGCGTTGTCCGCATATTATAAAAATGAGCGCGAAAGCAGACGAGATTCAGTGGAGGTGGAGCTATGGTAGTACATGAATTGCCGTTTCCCGTGGTATGGAAAGACGGTGTGCAGGCCGGGTATGGGGGAAACCAGGAATGGTTTTTGCAGGTTTTTCAGCGCACCGCAGGTTGCGCCAGCGTTACAGGCGCGAATCTGGCGGCATATTACGCGTCCCTGGTTCCCGCGGGCCGCAGCCTGTATTCCGGGGAGACGGAGCGGTTTTCCAAACCGGAATATCTGCATGTGATGGAAGAGATGTACCGATACATGACGCCGGGGCCGATGGGATTCCCGGTGGCAGGGCGCTTTGTGCAGAAATTCCTGTTGTTTGCCAGAGAGCACGGGAGTGTTTTTCAGGCGCACACGTTATTCCACCGCCGCAGTTGTGAGGAACGAATGAATTTTCTCAAAGAGGCGATTGTCAAAGGAAACCCAGTCGCGTTTCTAATTTTAAAGCACCGCGCCCCGGAGATGAAAGAGAATAACTGGCATTGGGTCACCATTACCGGCTGGAGTAAGGATGCCGACGGCGAACAGGTGATTCTTTCGAACTGCGGCGAGCGCGAGGTGTACCCGGCCGAGCTGCTGTTTGAAAACCACTATGGAAATGTTCTGCGGCTGGTGTGGTTTTCTATGGCAGATTAATCCTGTGTGTCAATCGCGGGGCGGTTCGCATGGGAAATTGCTTTCCATGTCGCGGAGGGGCGGCGCGCTATGCGCCGGGGCCTTGTTTGTTTTTTTCTGTGGGCTCTCCCACGGAGAAATGCTGCTGGCGCAGGGCTTGCCCCTCAGGCCGGGGCGGGCCCCAACTTTCTTTACGAAAAGAAAGTAGGCAAAGAATCGCCCAAGGCTCCGCCTTCGGAATCCGTTTTGGGGAACGGTTTCGGCTCCCGTTAACAATAGCCTTCGGAAAGGCACTCTGTGGAAAGTGCGCACGCGCCTTGCTTAGTGGGAACAGGCAGTTTGCCGGTTTCGTTCGGCGGCGCCCCCTTTCCGAGTGCTCTCATTGGCTCGCAGAAGGGCAGCCTTACGGTAGCTTTGATTGATTGGAAGTTCAACCATAGTTCCGATGTTTCAATTTGCAGAGCAAATGCGGCGAAGCCGCATCTAATAACTCCGAGCTAACGAGAGCGCTTTGAAAATGCCCGCCGACAGACGGGACAGTAAGACTGATTTCCAGATGAAACTCGGAGAGTGGGCATTTTCAATGGAGCGCCTTCCCGGTGGCTAGTGGCGGCACTCGTCGGAACCGTTCCCCAAACGGATTCCAAAGGTGTCCTTTGGAAGGCCTTTGCTTACTTTCGTCCTTTCACGAAAGTAAGTGCCCGCCCCGGCACGAGGGGCAAGCCTGCGCAAGCAGAAATTCCACGGGGAATCCCCGAAAAAAACAAATTCTCTTGCGCACGACGGAGAGTCCGCACGTGCCTTACAGCGGCGAAGCCGCATCTAATAACTCCGAGCTAACGAGAGCGCTTTGAAAATGCCTACCGACAGACGGGACAGCAAGACTTATTTACGGAGGAAACTCGGAGAATGGGCATTTTCAATGAAGCGCCTTTCTGAGGGCTTTCGTTTGTGCAATGAAGGATCGTTTCCCAAACGGCTTCCAAAGGTGCCCTTTGGAAGGCCTTTGCTTACTTTCGTCCTTTCACGAAAGTAAGTGTCCGCCCCGGCACGAGGGGCAAGCCTGTGCCAGCAGAATTCCCACGGGGAACCCCCGGAGAAAAAACAAATTCTCTTACGAGAAAAAAGAAAGCCCCGCCCCGGCACGAGGGGCAAAAAAAACCTCCGGCCGCAGCAACGGGCTGCAACCGGAGGTTTTTATGAAGATATTTTATTGTTTTGCGGGCTTCTCCCAGCCGGCAACCAAATCGGCTGTCGCTTCGAGCGCGGCAGCGGGGTAGCCTTCGATGCTTCCGCTGTCGCAGGCCGCGGCCAGAGCCGGATCAATCGGCAGCTTAGCCAGTACCTTCAGGTGATGCTGCTGCGCGATTTCTTCCACGTGGCTTTCGCCGAACACCGCAATCTTCTTGCCGCAGTCGGGACACTCCACATAAGACAGGTTCTCAATCAGGCCCAGAATGGGAACGTTCATCATCTCCGCCATTTTCACCGCTTTCGAAACGATCATTGAAACCAGCTCCTGCGGTGAGGTGACTAGAATAATTCCGTCCAGAGGGATCGACTGAAACGCCGTCAATGCCACATCACCGGTTCCGGGCGGCATATCGAGGAATAGGACGTCCAAATCTCCCCAGATGACGTCTTTCCAAAACTGTTTGACAACGCCCCCGAGGATCGGGCCGCGCCACAGCACGGGGTCGGTGGGATGATCCAGCAGAAGATTAACGGAAATCAGCTTGATACCAGTTTCGCTTAAAACAGGGAGAATGCCGTTCTGGTCGGCCAGCGCTTTTTCTGTGATACCAAACAGCTTGGGGATTGAGGGGCCGGTAATGTCCGCGTCCAGTACGCCGCTGACCAGACCCATGCGGTTTGCGAGGACTGCCAGCATCGCCGTTACGGAGGATTTCCCCACGCCGCCCTTGCCGCTGACAACGCCGATCACCTTTTTGATTCGGCTCAGGCGGTGGGGGGCTTCCAGCAGGCTGGCCGGTTCGGTGCGGCTGGCGCAGTCGGCGCTGCAGCTGCCGCAGGAATGGTTGCAGGTTTCGCTCATGGCTTTACGCTCCTTTGACCTATTTTTCAGAACGGGAAGGGCCCGTTTCAATTTAATTCCTGTACAGTATACTCTATTTGAGTGGAAAGTCAACCGCGGCGGTCAGGAGAAGTGAGGGCAATAAAAAAATCCCTTCCGCAGCGCGAAAAGGATCTGAAAACAAGTTTTTTATCTCTAAAATACTAGAATATGATTAGTTACCCACAATTATTCCAATTATCTTTCAGGATATACTTGACAACCGCAATATATTGTAATAAAATAATATACTGCATCATCATGGAAACGTATACTTTTTTCCCTTACTTTAGATTTATTCTAACATGCTTTTTGGAAAAAGGCAAGAGCATCTTTTAAAATTTTACCGAAGCGGTGGTGTGCGCCGGCAGGAAAGTTTGTTTATCTGACACAGATGGTGAAATATATGAATGGAGTGATTGAGCCAATGGTGAATGTCAAACCGGTACAACTAGGCAAGAATACTCGCATGAGCTTCTCCCGGATTGATGAAGTCCTGGACATGCCGAACTTGATCGAGGTGCAGAAGAATTCCTACCAGTGGTTTTTGGAAGAGGGCCTGAAAGAGGTTTTTCGCGATGTTTCCGGCATCACG
Above is a window of Faecalispora anaeroviscerum DNA encoding:
- a CDS encoding GTP-binding protein encodes the protein MNLTIFSGPPSSGKTSVILKTIAALQNRGLKVGVVKFDCLYTDDDVAYEKAGVPVKKGLSGALCPDHFFASNIEEIVKWGNRIGLDLLISESAGLCNRCSPYLRDIKGVCVIDNLSGINTPKKIGPLLKSADIVVITKGDIVSQAEREVFASRVSSVNPRAVVMHVNGLTGQGAYELGTLVYDESKRVDSVQGVQLRFPMPAALCSYCLGETRIGETYQLGNVKKMDLGEDLA
- a CDS encoding nitroreductase family protein: MNPVMENILTRRSIRSYEERQIPAESLDQILLAGTYAPSGRSLQTWKFTAVQNPQVLAHINTALREALRNVSAGPDTHPYVVRLKAKAEREDSEFLFHAPTYVIVSNDRENVNALADSAVALENMMLAAHSFGIGSCWLNHLPGLTHHPVIRSLMAELDIPDHHDIYGTLALGWPKSSPPSASSRKDAIHIIR
- a CDS encoding RluA family pseudouridine synthase: MIKKEKPRGKNPHAPVILLVNEPGILFDFLRDHLRGKSRNNIKSLLARGAVLVEGRVATRHDYPVRPGQSVQVRWAPEAPPAGGRTLEILYEDDAILVINKPAGLLSIANENEKERTAYHQMTEHVRQSDPDSRIFIVHRLDRDTSGVLLAAKTAEMKYALQDQWATIVKTRAYTAVVEGCPQPLSGQIHTWLHETKTMLVYSGEQDENGLEAITDYKVIGVAPGYSLVDVRLQTGRKNQIRVHMKEMGCPVVGDKKYGAKSNPFKRLGLHAGLLELRHPETGKLLRFEAKVPAVFLSISFKRTDIK
- a CDS encoding Mrp/NBP35 family ATP-binding protein, yielding MSETCNHSCGSCSADCASRTEPASLLEAPHRLSRIKKVIGVVSGKGGVGKSSVTAMLAVLANRMGLVSGVLDADITGPSIPKLFGITEKALADQNGILPVLSETGIKLISVNLLLDHPTDPVLWRGPILGGVVKQFWKDVIWGDLDVLFLDMPPGTGDVALTAFQSIPLDGIILVTSPQELVSMIVSKAVKMAEMMNVPILGLIENLSYVECPDCGKKIAVFGESHVEEIAQQHHLKVLAKLPIDPALAAACDSGSIEGYPAAALEATADLVAGWEKPAKQ
- a CDS encoding ABC transporter substrate-binding protein yields the protein MNEYFKLIDTVYDITEKHPEAIELLAAHGFDQLKNDLMRKTLGKTISLETALRSKKINPELFEQKLVDVIEQGRYAVSTGLTAMKKESGAEIRVEGVLPCPIRIPLLERLEAWLKENDELAARTDYDLKAASMGLDSAKERVLAADGSPEKLSDLYLSAGFDLFFDRQLMGRYREEGVFQDLSGLPRLNPDFENQRINLRDPLGQYTIIGVVACVFMVNTAVLGDRPFPTGWEDLLRPEFENSISLPVRDLDMFNALTLHIRRFYGKEGIEKLGRNLLSGMHPAQMVKSGRQQQAPAVSITPYFFTQMLDVNSPLVPVWPKEGAIISPIFLLTKAASKDKVKPFVDFLFSKEVGELMSLNGKFPSTNPLVNNGLRPDQHFLWLGWDYIHENDIGALIRETERDFYAAAGKEQL
- a CDS encoding ATP-binding cassette domain-containing protein — encoded protein: MMEKTISQLLTEYPFISDYFALNKLDVNGYESMTFPLFLDHFSTAELEDLAIDKERLLADLPVFIQQMNDFLGLDSSSLVHSLTLLPGHDKTGTPEGFERLTINSSQIISIVGPTGSGKSRLLADIEWVAQGDTPTGRSILINEEKPDNKWRFSSGNKLVAQLSQNMNFVMDLTVQEFLELHAQSRLCENPDTVIARIIEEANRLAGEQFCIDTPVTSLSGGQSRALMIADTAILSTSPIVLIDEIENAGIDRKKALKLLVAEDKIVLMATHDPLLALLADQRIVIRNGGIHKVISTSEQEKQLLEELERMDTVIQGARHKLRDGSSLSVLDLK